Sequence from the Amblyraja radiata isolate CabotCenter1 chromosome 48, sAmbRad1.1.pri, whole genome shotgun sequence genome:
tgaacaccatcctgatgaaggggaaggttaaggttttccagctgcttgatcgatacgctgagctcacaatcatctccactgttcgtGATCGGACACTagtggaacatgagctgctggcaagaggccgagaccatgaagagtggagagaTCAATGTCTCCGGAGAGAACTGGAAAAAATCAAGACTGATCAATTGTTCCACAGCAGTTTTTCCCGGAGTAAATCCGGATCTGGGAGTTCAGCATCAGTGGCCGGAGtcgcggggatcggaaaaacaacaatggtgcaaaagatagttcatgactgggccacggggaaaatataccaacacttccagtttgtcttcagtttcaaattccgggatttaaACACGCTTAATTGTTCAATAAACTTGTCGAACCTGATAGTAGTTTTCTACCCTTACTTGAGGAACGCACTGGATTATatctggaagaacccagagagATTGTTGTTTATATTCGATGGTCTGGATGAATTTAAGTGCAAGATAGATTTTGCTGACAATTGCACAGAACTGCAGCACAAGTGCTCAGATCCCGATGTCCGTTGCAAGGTGTCTGACATTGTATACAGTTTAATacagcacaagctgctcccagggtgttcagtgctagtgacaacccgccccactgcgttacatttatTGAAAAAAGCAGATATTAGTGTCTGGGcagaaatcctgggatttgttggtgaggaacggaaggaatatttcaccaggtattttgaagatcagacggtggcagcagctgttttcaaacatgtgaaggagaacgagatcctgtacaccatgagctacaacccctcctactgctggatccttgtcctgacactgggccccttcttcacacaaacacaccgggacccgcagcgagttcccaagaccatcacacaactatattgctactttatttacaacatcctgaaaaaccacggccgtgagattgagaacctccgtgaggtgttactgagggttggtcagatggccttcgctggagtggctgagaagaacattgtgttcacagatggagatttgatcaaatacaatctgcagccttcccagttcctgtccgggttcctgatggaacttttggagagagaggattcagtccggagcgtggtgtacaccttcccgcacctcaccatccaagagtttgtagcagCACTCGCACAATTCCTGACTGTAGATCCCAGGAATATCGTGAAACTCCTTTCTGAAGCCCACAGCACgacagacgggcgatttgaagtatttctccgttttgtcgctggtctctcctccccacggtCAGCTCGGGTCCTGGAGGAGTTTTTGGGTCAATTTCCTAATGAAACAACCTGCCGAGtgattgactgggtgaaggaggagaTTAAACGCCAGGCTGGAAACACATGGAGTGAGTTCGGTAAACGGAGCCTCTTGAACACgctgcactacctgtttgagtctcagaatcctgcactggctcagcagacactgggatctgtagaaacactttcattctgtggactgggactgaccccgattgattgtgcggtcctgtctcatgtcatcaggcactgtgatacaatcaaacacctCGATCTGAAGGactgccgcattcagtgtgaaggtctccagcgactgggaccagctctgcacaagtgtcaggaCTTGAGGTAACTGTCCGTTTGACGGTAACACTGAACTGTTCAATTGTTCCACTATTTTGTTCTTCCGTCCAGCTATGGGGCCGAGCGGCCGTCACTGGTCACCCCTCCTATTTTACCTTTCTGTGGGTCGCCGTTGGTCGATCCCGTCCCACCCTCCCCCGGGTCGACGTTGGTCGACCCCGTCCCACCCTTCCCCGGGTCACGCGTGTCGCAGCCGTTCTCTGCACAGGGAACATTTCCCAGTCGTCAAGGTATGAcaataaatggtgaaagtcaccaaacaccaCAACGACAGTGATTTCTTCAATCAGTCTGATCCGATtaaggaacagtctgaagaaaggtttcggcccgaaacgttgcctatttccttcgctccatagatgctgctgtacccgctgagtttctccagccttttgtgtacctgagatttATTCAATAATGTGCTCAGTTGCTTTCCAGAAATATCCGTTTGGGCGAAGTTATCCCAGCCCGGGGTTTGTatcagtttgtttcttactctgtctaTTTGCGTTTAGACTGGGATTCAACGATCTGGGAAATTCCGGAGTGAAACTTGTGTCcgcggctctgaggaacccggactgtaaaatacaggaaCTCAAGTAAGTCACAGACTGTGATAGATTGTGTTTatactcactgggtgtctgacgcTGAACATTAATATcatcagttatgcccctgtcccacttaggaaacctgaacggaaacctctggagactttgcgcccaaaccaaggtttccatgcggttcccggaggttcccggaggtttttgtcagtctccctacctgcgtcCACTGCCTGCAACATCCGGCGACAACCTGCAACAtcagggaaccgcacggacaccttgggtgtggcgcaaagtctccagaggtttccgttcaggtttcctatgtgtgACAGGGACATAACTGTgttactgataaacactggggatgttcactgtctcctgtctctctgtgtccctcaccctcactctctctcatctccaggctgaacagtgtcggtctcacagattctggagcagatgatctcgcctccgctctcagtacaaaccatACGGTGACGGAGCTTTGGCTCGGTGCTAACAgtctgggagattccggagtgaaactggtgtctgcggctctgagaaacccggactgtaaaatacagagactgtggtaagtcccagactgtgagagattgtgtttacactcactgggtgtctgacactgaagattaatatgatcagtaattgtgtgacTGATAAACACTGGAGATTTGTACCGTCTTCTGTCTCTCTGTGCCCCTCATCCtcactctctcatctccaggttgaacaatgtcggtctcacagattctggagccgagtaTCTCGCCtgcgctctcagtacaaacccctCACTGACGGAGCTGGAACTGACAAACAACACCCTCACAGACCGATCTGTCCCCGCTCTCCGCCGCCTCATACTGACCCTCCCGAGACTGGAGCGGATCAGGTGAGTGTTTGTGTTTATGCTTAATATGATAAAATATCAGGGGATCCGTCCGCGGGCTTCTTTCACCTGTGATGTTGTGCTATAAGTGTTACTGAAATATGAACCCCTGGCCCTGGTATTGGCAACGTTGTTTCATCTTTATTCATGAACTTGTTTCAGGCTGGGAGCGAATAAGATCAGTTCGACTGGGAAGAAGGAACTGAGGTCGCTGCAGGAACCCAGACCCGGTCTGAGAGTGGTCATGTGAACATCTGGGGGTGCAAACGTCACCGCCCTGAGGAAATGAATATCGTTGGCCGATTCCTCGTACTTCCATTTAACAGCTGCCCTCCCCTTTAAACCGCTGCCCTCCCCTTTAAACCACGACGCTTCCCGGGCCAGGCGGGCGGGTGGTGACGTCAGAGGTGGCCCTACCTACTGTCATGTGGCCCGGatacgaggcgctgctgctggtgCTGGATATCCGGTGCTGCCCCCAGTGGGGGACAGGGAAATTGCAGCTGGACCTGCAGGATCCCGGTTGTGACGTCATCACCAGCGGACCCCGCTCCTGCTGCGGATTGATGGTGACCAGCAGCATTGTTCAAAATGGCCATTCACACAGCAATGTCTGTTACTGGTTTATCATGGAGAGGATGTGGGGggcactcattgaaacatataagattgttaagggcttggacacgttagaggcaggaaacatgttcccgatgttgggggaacagaaccaggggccacagtttaagaataaggggtaagccattcataacggagacgaggacacactttttctcacagagagtggtgagtctgtggaattatctgcctcagagggcggtgagggtggttctctggatgttttcaagagagagtaagatagggctcttaaagatagcggagtcaggggatatggggagaaggcaggaacggggtgctgattggggatgatcagctctgTTCactttgaattgcggtgcaggctcgaagggccagatggcctactcccacacctattgtccattgtctattgtctatcatctatAAATCTAATGTAAATTGTTTATTATAGTTTAAAATTGTAAAGTTTGCGGATGTCCATGTCgctaatatttgctgaaatcaataAACGCGGCAATTCCAGAATTCCTCACGGATCATTAAACATTTGAGCAGAAATATGTGACCGTCCCATTCTCCCCAATATTTGCTTAGTTccattctccccctcctctacaaAACCTTTCTCCACTGCTTTCTCTCTCAGTTTACCCGCCCGTATTCTACCCCCTTTTTATCACCATCCTGTTCAACCATCAGTCTCCTCCATCCTTTGCTTCCCCCTCCCGCTGGCCCCTCCTGCCACCCACTGTGCCCCCACCTccttctcactccctccctcctgcacagagagacagagagacagagagacagagagacagagacaNNNNNNNNNNNNNNNNNNNNNNNNNNNNNNNNNNNNNNNNNNNNNNNNNNNNNNNNNNNNNNNNNNNNNNNNNNNNNNNNNNNNNNNNNNNNNNNNNNNNNNNNNNNNNNNNNNNNNNNNNNNNNNNNNNNNNNNNNNNNNNNNNNNNNNNNNNNNNNNNNNNNNNNNNNNNNNNNNNNNNNNNNNNNNNNNNNNNNNNNNNNNNNNNNNNNNNNNNNNNNNNNNNNNNNNNNNNNNNNNNNNNNNNNNNNNNNNNNNNNNNNNNNNNNNNNNNNNNNNNNNNNNNNNNNNNNNNNNNNNNNNNNNNNNNNNNNNNNNNNNNNNNNNNNNNNNNNNNNNNNNNNNNNNNNNNNNNNNNNNNNNNNNNNNNNNNNNNNNNNNNNNNNNNNNNNNNNNNNNNNNNNNNNNNNNNNNNNNNNNNNNNNNNNNNNNNNNNNNNNNNNNNNNNNNNNNNNNNNNNNNNNNNNNNNNNNNNNNNNNNNNNNNNNNNNNNNNNNNNNNNNNNNNNNNNNNNNNNNNNNNNNNNNNNNNNNNNNNNNNNNNNNNNNNNNNNNNNNNNNNNNNNNNNNNNNNNNNNNNNNNNNNNNNNNNNNNNNNNNNNNNNNNNNNNNNNNNNNNNNNNNNNNNNNNNNNNNNNNNNNNNNNNNNNNNNNNNNNNNNNNNNNNNNNNNNNNNNNNNNNNNNNNNNNNNNNNNNNNNNNNNNNNNNNNNNNNNNNNNNNNNNNNNNNNNNNNNNNNNNNNNNNNNNNNNNNNNNNNNNNNNNNNNNNNNNNNNNNNNNNNNNNNNNNNNNNNNNNNNNNNNNNNNNNNNNNNNNNNNNNNNNNNNNNNNNNNNNNNNNNNNNNNNNNNNNNNNNNNNNNNNNNNNNNNNNNNNNNNNNNNNNNNNNNNNNNNNNNNNNNNNNNNNNNNNNNNNNNNNNNNNNNNNNNNNNNNNNNNNNNNNNNNNNNNNNNNNNNNNNNNNNNNNNNNNNNNNNNNNNNNNNNNNNNNNNNNNNNNNNNNNNNNNNNNNNNNNNNNNNNNNNNNNNNNNNNNNNNNNNNNNNNNNNNNNNNNNNNNNNNNNNNNNNNNNNNNNNNNNNNNNNNNNNNNNNNNNNNNNNNNNNNNNNNNNNNNNNNNNNNNNNNNNNNNNNNNNNNNNNNNNNNNNNNNNNNNNNNNNNNNNNNNNNNNNNNNNNNNNNNNNNNNNNNNNNNNNNNNNNNNNNNNNNNNNNNNNNNNNNNNNNNNNNNNNNNNNNNNNNNNNNNNNNNNNNNNNNNNNNNNNNNNNNNNNNNNNNNNNNNNNNNNNNNNNNNNNNNNNNNNNNNNNNNNNNNNNNNNNNNNNNNNNNNNNNNNNNNNNNNNNNNNNNNNNNNNNNNNNNNNNNNNNNNNNNNNNNNNNNNNNNNNNNNNNNNNNNNNNNNNNNNNNNNNNNNNNNNNNNNNNNNNNNNNNNNNNNNNNNNNNNNNNNNNNNNNNNNNNNNNNNNNNNNNNNNNNNNNNNNNNNNNNNNNNNNNNNNNNNNNNNNNNNNNNNNNNNNNNNNNNNNNNNNNNNNNNNNNNNNNNNNNNNNNNNNNNNNNNNNNNNNNNNNNNNNNNNNNNNNNNNNNNNNNNNNNNNNNNNNNNNNNNNNNNNNNNNNNNNNNNNNNNNNNNNNNNNNNNNNNNNNNNNNNNNNNNNNNNNNNNNNNNNNNNNNNNNNNNNNNNNNNNNNNNNNNNNNNNNNNNNNNNNNNNNNNNNNNNNNNNNNNNNNNNNNNNNNNNNNNNNNNNNNNNNNNNNNNNNNNNNNNNNNNNNNNNNNNNNNNNNNNNNNNNNNNNNNNNNNNNNNNNNNNNNNNNNNNNNNNNNNNNNNNNNNNNNNNNNNNNNNNNNNNNNNNNNNNNNNNNNNNNNNNNNNNNNNNNNNNNNNNNNNNNNNNNNNNNNNNNNNNNNNNNNNNNNNNNNNNNNNNNNNNNNNNNNNNNNNNNNNNNNNNNNNNNNNNNNNNNNNNNNNNNNNNNNNNNNNNNNNNNNNNNNNNNNNNNNNNNNNNNNNNNNNNNNNNNNNNNNNNNNNNNNNNNNNNNNNNNNNNNNNNNNNNNNNNNNNNNNNNNNNNNNNNNNNNNNNNNNNNNNNNNNNNNNNNNNNNNNNNNNNNNNNNNNNNNNNNNNNNNNNNNNNNNNNNNNNNNNNNNNNNNNNNNNNNNNNNNNNNNNNNNNNNNNNNNNNNNNNNNNNNNNNNNNNNNNNNNNNNNNNNNNNNNNNNNNNNNNNNNNNNNNNNNNNNNNNNNNNNNNNNNNNNNNNNNNNNNNNNNNNNNNNNNNNNNNNNNNNNNNNNNNNNNNNNNNNNNNNNNNNNNNNNNNNNNNNNNNNNNNNNNNNNNNNNNNNNNNNNNNNNNNNNNNNNNNNNNNNNNNNNNNNNNNNNNNNNNNNNNNNNNNNNNNNNNNNNNNNNNNNNNNNNNNNNNNNNNNNNNNNNNNNNNNNNNNNNNNNNNNNNNNNNNNNNNNNNNNNNNNNNNNNNNNNNNNNNNNNNNNNNNNNNNNNNNNNNNNNNNNNNNNNNNNNNNNNNNNNNNNNNNNNNNNNNNNNNNNNNNNNNNNNNNNNNNNNNNNNNNNNNNNNNNNNNNNNNNNNNNNNNNNNNNNNNNNNNNNNNNNNNNNNNNNNNNNNNNNNNNNNNNNNNNNNNNNNNNNNNNNNNNNNNNNNNNNNNNNNNNNNNNNNNNNNNNNNNNNNNNNNNNNNNNNNNNNNNNNNNNNNNNNNNNNNNNNNNNNNNNNNNNNNNNNNNNNNNNNNNNNNNNNNNNNNNNNNNNNNNNNNNNNNNNNNNNNNNNNNNNNNNNNNNNNNNNNNNNNNNNNNNNNNNNNNNNNNNNNNNNNNNNNNNNNNNNNNNNNNNNNNNNNNNNNNNNNNNNNNNNNNNNNNNNNNNNNNNNNNNNNNNNNNNNNNNNNNNNNNNNNNNNNNNNNNNNNNNNNNNNNNNNNNNNNNNNNNNNNNNNNNNNNNNNNNNNNNNNNNNNNNNNNNNNNNNNNNNNNNNNNNNNNNNNNNNNNNNNNNNNNNNNNNNNNNNNNNNNNNNNNNNNNNNNNNNNNNNNNNNNNNNNNNNNNNNNNNNNNNNNNNNNNNNNNNNNNNNNNNNNNNNNNNNNNNNNNNNNNNNNNNNNNNNNNNNNNNNNNNNNNNNNNNNNNNNNNNNNNNNNNNNNNNNNNNNNNNNNNNNNNNNNNNNNNNNNNNNNNNNNNNNNNNNNNNNNNNNNNNNNNNNNNNNNNNNNNNNNNNNNNNNNNNNNNNNNNNNNNNNNNNNNNNNNNNNNNNNNNNNNNNNNNNNNNNNNNNNNNNNNNNNNNNNNNNNNNNNNNNNNNNNNNNNNNNNNNNNNNNNNNNNNNNNNNNNNNNNNNNNNNNNNNNNNNNNNNNNNNNNNNNNNNNNNNNNNNNNNNNNNNNNNNNNNNNNNNNNNNNNNNNNNNNNNNNNNNNNNNNNNNNNNNNNNNNNNNNNNNNNNNNNNNNNNNNNNNNNNNNNNNNNNNNNNNNNNNNNNNNNNNNNNNNNNNNNNNNNNNNNNNNNNNNNNNNNNNNNNNNNNNNNNNNNNNNNNNNNNNNNNNNNNNNNNNNNNNNNNNNNNNNNNNNNNNNNNNNNNNNNNNNNNNNNNNNNNNNNNNNNNNNNNNNNNNNNNNNNNNNNNNNNNNNNNNNNNNNNNNNNNNNNNNNNNNNNNNNNNNNNNNNNNNNNNNNNNNNNNNNNNNNNNNNNNNNNNNNNNNNNNNNNNNNNNNNNNNNNNNNNNNNNNNNNNNNNNNNNNNNNNNNNNNNNNNNNNNNNNNNNNNNNNNNNNNNNNNNNNNNNNNNNNNNNNNNNNNNNNNNNNNNNNNNNNNNNNNNNNNNNNNNNNNNNNNNNNNNNNNNNNNNNNNNNNNNNNNNNNNNNNNNNNNNNNNNNNNNNNNNNNNNNNNNNNNNNNNNNNNNNNNNNNNNNNNNNNNNNNNNNNNNNNNNNNNNNNNNNNNNNNNNNNNNNNNNNNNNNNNNNNNNNNNNNNNNNNNNNNNNNNNNNNNNNNNNNNNNNNNNNNNNNNNNNNNNNNNNNNNNNNNNNNNNNNNNNNNNNNNNNNNNNNNNNNNNNNNNNNNNNNNNNNNNNNNNNNNNNNNNNNNNNNNNNNNNNNNNNNNNNNNNNNNNNNNNNNNNNNNNNNNNNNNNNNNNNNNNNNNNNNNNNNNNNNNNNNNNNNNNNNNNNNNNNNNNNNNNNNNNNNNNNNNNNNNNNNNNNNNNNNNNNNNNNNNNNNNNNNNNNNNNNNNNNNNNNNNNNNNNNNNNNNNNNNNNNNNNNNNNNNNNNNNNNNNNNNNNNNNNNNNNNNNNNNNNNNNNNNNNNNNNNNNNNNNNNNNNNNNNNNNNNNNNNNNNNNNNNNNNNNNNNNNNNNNNNNNNNNNNNNNNNNNNNNNNNNNNNNNNNNNNNNNNNNNNNNNNNNNNNNNNNNNNNNNNNNNNNNNNNNNNNNNNNNNNNNNNNNNNNNNNNNNNNNNNNNNNNNNNNNNNNNNNNNNNNNNNNNNNNNNNNNNNNNNNNNNNNNNNNNNNNNNNNNNNNNNNNNNNNNNNNNNNNNNNNNNNNNNNNNNNNNNNNNNNNNNNNNNNNNNNNNNNNNNNNNNNNNNNNNNNNNNNNNNNNNNNNNNNNNNNNNNNNNNNNNNNNNNNNNNNNNNNNNNNNNNNNNNNNNNNNNNNNNNNNNNNNNNNNNNNNNNNNNNNNNNNNNNNNNNNNNNNNNNNNNNNNNNNNNNNNNNNNNNNNNNNNNNNNNNNNNNNNNNNNNNNNNNNNNNNNNNNNNNNNNNNNNNNNNNNNNNNNNNNNNNNNNNNNNNNNNNNNNNNNNNNNNNNNNNNNNNNNNNNNNNNNNNNNNNNNNNNNNNNNNNNNNNNNNNNNNNNNNNNNNNNNNNNNNNNNNNNNNNNNNNNNNNNNNNNNNNNNNNNNNNNNNNNNNNNNNNNNNNNNNNNNNNNNNNNNNNNNNNNNNNNNNNNNNNNNNNNNNNNNNNNNNNNNNNNNNNNNNNNNNNNNNNNNNNNNNNNNNNNNNNNNNNNNNNNNNNNNNNNNNNNNNNNNNNNNNNNNNNNNNNNNNNNNNNNNNNNNNNNNNNNNNNNNNNNNNNNNNNNNNNNNNNNNNNNNNNNNNNNNNNNNNNNNNNNNNNNNNNNNNNNNNNNNNNNNNNNNNNNNNNNNNNNNNNNNNNNNNNNNNNNNNNNNNNNNNNNNNNNNNNNNNNNNNNNNNNNNNNNNNNNNNNNNNNNNNNNNNNNNNNNNNNNNNNNNNNNNNNNNNNNNNNNNNNNNNNNNNNNNNNNNNNNNNNNNNNNNNNNNNNNNNNNNNNNNNNNNNNNNNNNNNNNNNNNNNNNNNNNNNNNNNNNNNNNNNNNNNNNNNNNNNNNNNNNNNNNNNNNNNNNNNNNNNNNNNNNNNNNNNNNNNNNNNNNNNNNNNNNNNNNNNNNNNNNNNNNNNNNNNNNNNNNNNNNNNNNNNNNNNNNNNNNNNNNNNNNNNNNNNNNNNNNNNNNNNNNNNNNNNNNNNNNNNNNNNNNNN
This genomic interval carries:
- the LOC116968954 gene encoding NACHT, LRR and PYD domains-containing protein 3-like, with product MSFCSVQDVQQKHKESLRAQTEKLRVNTILMKGKVKVFQLLDRYAELTIISTVRDRTLVEHELLARGRDHEEWRDQCLRRELEKIKTDQLFHSSFSRSKSGSGSSASVAGVAGIGKTTMVQKIVHDWATGKIYQHFQFVFSFKFRDLNTLNCSINLSNLIVVFYPYLRNALDYIWKNPERLLFIFDGLDEFKCKIDFADNCTELQHKCSDPDVRCKVSDIVYSLIQHKLLPGCSVLVTTRPTALHLLKKADISVWAEILGFVGEERKEYFTRYFEDQTVAAAVFKHVKENEILYTMSYNPSYCWILVLTLGPFFTQTHRDPQRVPKTITQLYCYFIYNILKNHGLIKYNLQPSQFLSGFLMELLEREDSVRSVVYTFPHLTIQEFVAALAQFLTVDPRNIVKLLSEAHSTTDGRFEVFLRFVAGLSSPRSARVLEEFLGQFPNETTCRVIDWVKEEIKRQAGNTWSEFGKRSLLNTLHYLFESQNPALAQQTLGSVETLSFCGLGTIKHLDLKDCRIQCEGLQRLGPALHKCQDLRLGFNDLGNSGVKLVSAALRNPDCKIQELKLNSVGLTDSGADDLASALSTNHTVTELWLGANSLGDSGVKLVSAALRNPDCKIQRLWLNNVGLTDSGAEYLACALSTNPSLTELELTNNTLTDRSVPALRRLILTLPRLERIRLGANKISSTGKKELRSLQEPRPGLRVVM